The Perca flavescens isolate YP-PL-M2 chromosome 23, PFLA_1.0, whole genome shotgun sequence genome has a window encoding:
- the snrpf gene encoding small nuclear ribonucleoprotein F: MSLPLNPKPFLNGLTGKPVMVKLKWGMEYKGYLVSVDGYMNMQLANTEEYVDGALAGHLGEVLVRCNNVLYIRGVEEEEEDGEMRE; the protein is encoded by the exons ATG AGTTTACCTTTGAACCCAAAGCCATTCTTGAACGGCCTGACGGGCAAGCCGGTGATGGTGAAACTGAAGTGGGGTATGGAGTACAAGGGCTACCTGGTGTCTGTGGATGGATACATGAATATGCAG CTGGCAAACACAGAAGAGTATGTGGATGGAGCATTGGCGGGTCATCTCGGTGAAGTGCTTGTCAG GTGCAATAATGTTTTGTACATCAGAGGtgtagaagaagaggaggaagacggAGAAATGAGGGAGTGA